TATCTAAGGTTTCCATCATTTCAATCAAATCTTTGAGCGATCTTCCTAAGCGGTCTAGCCGCCATACCACCAGAACATCACCAGTCCGTGCTACTTCCAATGCTAAGGAAAGTCCAGGTCGTTCTGCTTTTGCACCGCTTGTGCGGTCGGAGTAAATTTTCTCGCAACCAGCAAGCTGTAAAGCATCCATTTGCAGGTTCAGATTTTGGTCATCTGTTGAAATTCGGGCATAGCCTATCAACATACTTGGAACCCCAACAAGTAAATAAACTCGTTACCTCACAGTATATGTTGCCTTTGATTTAATTACCGAGTTTCTTTACTAAATTTGATTCTGGTTCTGCTTGATGGTAATAATGGGAGTAAAAAAAACGGTCGTTTCTTTTACTCTCAGTTGCAATTAATCCTGGCTGAAGTTCAAATACTTTTGTTGATAAGTTGGAGCGTTTTTTGAGTAAACTGCTCAACAACGATTTAATAGGACTTTCGGTCAGTTGCAAATAATCCTGGTTGAAACGGATGATTGCAGGTTGGTTGCATTTAATCCTGGTTCAGTTGCAATTAATTCTGGCTGAAGTGTATTTATAGTTGCATTTAATCCTGGTTTGAAAATCCCTTGATTGCAGGTTTGACCGATTAGTATTGCAGGTCGCTACACATAGGTATCCGTTCCATCGCCGCCAAACAGAACGTCATTGCCGGTTCCACCGTCCAGAGTGTCATTGCCGGCATCTCCAAACAGTCGGTCATTGCCTCCTAGGCCGGGCAACGTGTTGGCAGCATTTGTTCCGACGATCACGTCGTCGCCTGTGGTCGGAGTCGCCAACTTGGACAATATCGTGCTTGCCGTCCAAACAGTTGCATCCGCAAACTGTATCCTGTCGATACGGTAGTAACCGTTGCTATCGAACCAGTTTTGCATCCTAACGCTATCGCCGGTTCCGTTGATCGATAACAGCAAATCGAGTCCGTCACGACCGAGCTTAATGTCAGTCGTTGCTATTCCCGCCCCGAGCAGCAACGTATCCGAGGCATCTCCCCATGATCCGTTTTCGCTGACCACATCTTGTCCATAGCCGCGTCCGAACAAATAGGTATCGTTGCCGCGTCCGCCCTTTAGAACATCACTGCCCGCTCCGCCATCCAGCGTGTCGGCACCGACATCTCCACTCAGAATATCGTTGCCGCCCAACCCGGCAAGCGAGCTGCCAGTGGTGGCTGCCTGCAAAATGTCGTTGCCACTCGTTACTCCGGGAAGCCGCGCCTTGATGGCATTGACGTCCCATACCGTGCTGTCCGAAAACTCGATACGCTCGACTTTGTCGTAGTCGCTGCTGAAGAAATTACTGACCGTCAGCTTGTCTGCCCCGCCATTCAAGCTGAGATACAAGTCGGTTTCGCTTCGACTCACCTGAACGCCGCTCGGCGTAACGCCCGACTGCATCACGATGCGGTCCGAATTTACCGACCAGTCAAAATCGCTGATGACATCCTGCCCGTAGCCATTGCCGAAGAAATACGTGTCGTTACCGTTGCCGCCATTAAGGACATCATTTCCTGCGCCGCCGTCGAGGGAGTCGTTGCCGTTCCCTCCAGACAGATTGTCGTCGCCACCCAGGCCGATCAACGTGTCATTCCCCGTGGTGCCCGACAGGTAATCGTTGCCTTGGGTCGGCGCAGAAACGAATGCCGTCAGTGCCGCCGTATTCCATACCGTACCGTTGGCAAACTCGACACGCTGGAGTTGAGCCGGATAATAGGAACTGAACCAGCTAGCGAGGGTGACCTGATCCTGCGTCCCCTTGATTGTGAGAATAAGGTTGTATTCATCACGTGACACCTCCACATCCGACGGCGCCACATCGGGAGCGAATTTCAGCGTATCAACCAATCCCGCGGTTTCAGCGCTGCTATAGCCTGGCGTATCGTTCAGGATCGTATCCCGCCCGGAACCACGCCCAAAGAGAAACGTATCGTTGCCCAAGCCGCCGTAAAGATGGTCATCACCAGCACCCCCATCGATGGTGTCATTGCCTTCCAAGCCATTGACTAAATCCCTGCCGCCCAGTGCGGAAATCGTGTCGGCACCGCTGGTTCCAATGATTTTGTCTTGGTAGTCGGTCGCGGCTATTTTGGTTGACAGCAAGGTGAGCTCACTCACCCCCCACACCGTGCCGTTGGCAAACTCCACCTGCTCAATTTTGAACGCCTCGCCATTGAACCAGTTGGCAAGTGTCACCCGGTCCGAGGTCCCATTGAGCTGAAGCTCCAGGTCGTAGACCGTGCGCGTCACCGTTATATCGCTGGGCACTATATCTGCACTAAAACGAATGCGATCGGTATTTCCCGATGTTGCATCGGCATCGGTGATGGTGTCATGGCCTGACCCCCGCCTGAAGAGATACATGTCACTCCCTGTACCTCCAGAGATCAAGTCGTTTCCCGTCAAGCCATCAATGATGTCCACCCCAGTAGTGCCAGAAAGAGCGGCATCCGCAGCCCCTGTTCCTAAAATACTCGCCGCTTGTGTCTGCACCGTCAAGGAGAAATTGCTCGATACAGCTGCATCGGCAGTGTCCTTCGCCGTTACTCGCAACACATAGCCACCCACGGCACCGTACCCGGGCGTGCCGCTGAATGTACGAGATACCCCATCGAAAGCTAACCACGTCGGCAAGGCACTGCCGTTTCCCAAAGTCGCCGTGTAAGTGAGCGAGTCTCCCACATCACTATCGGCAAAGGTATTGACTGGCACAGCAAAACTCAAGCGCTGGCCATCGGTTGCTAAACGCGCAACCAGGGGATTGGCAACCACCGGTGCGTCATTGGTGTTGACCACTGTCACCTGAAATACATCAGACGCTTTCGCGCCACGCCCATCACTGGCGGTTACTTTTATATCCAGGCTACCGATATTGCTATTGCCCGGTGTACCTGAGAAAGTTCGGGTCGCTTGGGTGAACGTCAACCAAGCTGGTAACGGATTGCCATTGGCCAGGGTCGCCGTTAAGGAGAGGCTGTCTCCAACATCCAGGTCAGAGAACGTGCCTGTCGGCACCTTAAAACTGAAGGGTTGATCTTCGCTCGCAGTCTTGTCTACCAAGGAAGTGGCAAGTTGTGGCGCAAAATTCGCCATCGCCTTCAAAGTCGCTAGATCCCACACCGTTCCATTGGCAAATGCCACCTGCTCCACCGCCTTGCCTTGCTCCGGCACCCAAAGTACAGCCAGCGTTTGCCCGGTCACCCCTATGTTCAAAAATAAATGGGTTAGGTTTCGGGTCACTGTCACATCGCCTGGAACAATGCCGGCACCCATGACCACGCGATCAACGTTTCCTGAGGTTGTATCCACATCCTCAATCACATCATTACCCGAATCAAGGCCAAACACGTACGTGTCCTTGCCTAGACCACCGGACAGCACATTGTTCGCCGCATTTCCCGCCAAAGTATTGGCACTGGCATTGCCCGTGCCATTGATCGCTGCTGCACCCGTCAGGGTGAGGTTTTCTAGATTTGTGCCCAGGGTATAGCTAACGCTTGAGAGTACCGAATCTGTGCCCTCCCCGGCCGCTTCCTGCACCACGTCCAGGGCGTTGTCGACCTCATAGTTATCGTTACCCGCGCCGCCAATTAGCGTGTCTGCACCCCAACCGCCGTCAAGCCTGTCGTTACCAGTGCCCCCGACCAACACGTTGTTGCCCGTGTTGCCTGTCAGCCGGTTGTCTGCCGCGTTACCGGTCGCATTCAGATTGGCAAAACCGGTCAGCGTCACATGCTCTAAATAACCGCCGCTGAGCGTGTTCAAGTCTATGGTCAGCGCAGCAATCACCGTATCGCTTCCTGCGCCCGCCGTCTCGACAATCACATCGCCTGTGCTGTCTATCTCGTAAATATCATCGCCGCTACCGCCAATCAGCATATCGGCGCCAGCGCCGCCAATCAGCGTATCCGCCCCTGCACCTCCCGTCAGCGTGTTGCTACCCGCATTGCCCATCAGCTGGTTATCGGCTCCATTACCGGTGGCATTCAAATTGGCCGTACCGGTCAGAATCACATTTTCGACATTCGCCAGCGCTGCAATATCCATGCTGATCGAGGCCACGATGGTGTCATTGCCTTCGCCAGCCAACTCAAACACCGCATCGCCTGTGCTGTCAACGCTATAGACATCGTCCCCCGCGCCACCCATCAGGGTATCAGCGCCAGCGCCACCCTCCAGCGTATCGTTGCCTCCGCCACCGCTTAGCGTATTGGCCGCGCTGTTGCCATTGAGCATGTTGTCCAGTGCATTGCCGCCACCGCTGGTCACGCCATAAGCCAACGTCAGGTTCTCAACATTTGCGCCTAGTGTGTAATTAACCGATGTAATTACCGTATCAATGCCGTCGTTCAGGCTCTCTATCACCACATCGCCCGTGTTATCGACAAAATAGGTATCGTCCCCTGCAGCGCCCGCCATGGTATCTGCACCTGCAGCACCGTCGATCAGGTTGTTGGCAGCATTACCGTTCAGCATATTGGCCAGTGCATTGCCAGTGGCATTGATGGCATCCGTACCCGTCAGAGTCAAGTTCTCGATGTTGTTGCCCAAGGTATAAGAAACCGCCGAGCGAACCGTGTCAATACCTTCACTTGCCTGCTCGATCACCCTATCGGCCTGGTTGTCCACGACATAGCTGTCATTGCCCGCGCCACCCACCAGCACATCCATGCCGCCTTTACCATCCAGCACATTGTCGGCACTGTTGCCCACCAAGCGATTGACCTGGTCGTTGCCTGTGCCATCAATCGCCGCCGTTGCGCTCAATGTCAGGTTTTCCACATTCGCGGTCAGTGTGTAGCTCACACTGGAACGTACCGTATCGAAACCACCGCCGGGCAACTCATTCACTGAATCGCCAACATTGTCAACGGTATAAAAATCGTCACCCGTGCGGCCCGTCATGGCATCGGCACTGGCCATGCCGTTCAGCGTATTGCTGCCGGCATTGCCCGTCAGCGCATCCGCCCCTGCCGTTCCCTCTATCGCCGTTGTTGCGAAAATAAAATGTTCGGCGCGCAGTGCGCTCTGGGACACATTGCCCAGCGTGATGTTCTGGTTTGAACCCGTGCCGCCCACATACACACGGGTAAATTCCACACCATCCACAAACACTGACATGAACCTGAGGTCAGCAAAAGAGCGGACATTGGCCAGTCCTGATAAATCAATTTTTTCTCCGGCTTGGTTGACATCAAAGTCACCAATGAAATTACGCAAGATACCGCTGCCAGCATAACTGTCTTGCTCAATTACAAAACGGTCGGTGCCGGCATTGCCGTAATAGCCGAACAGGCCCTGATAGCGGTCCTCGCCACCTTCCACATAAATCGTGTCGTCGCCCGCATCACCCTGCACATAGTCGTTACCTGCGCCCCCACGCAATACATCGTTCTTGACGCCACCGAGCAACATATCGTCGCCCGCATCGCCATAGAGCACATCGCCCGCACCCAGTAAGATGCCGCCGTTGTAGTTGGTAACATTGGTCGGCTCGCCGACCAACACGTCCTGGCCATCCCCGCCGTGGATTTCATCCACCCCCTGCCCGCCAAAAATTCGGTCATCACCGCCTTCACCCAAATACAAACGTGGCTGCAAGCCGGTGCCAGCTACCTCTGGGTCGCTAGCGTTGCTACCAATGCTGAAACCGCTGATATTTTGACGCTCGACAAACACAAAGCTGCTGGCGCCCAAGCTGGCAGGCGCCACATTGCGCAGCACAATCGACTGCCCGTCGCCCAGCATCACTCGGGTATCCAAGCCCTCCTGAACGAGCTGCAAATTGGCAAAACTCATCTTGCCAAAGCCCGCCAGAGCAATCTTCTCGCTGGCTGCATCAAAATCGATCACCGTATCGACACTGCCCTGCGCTTTTTCCACCATAAACATATCCTGGCCCGCGCCGCCCGTGAGGCTGTCGTTACCATACCCCCCATCAAGCAGATCGCGCCCGGCTCCGCCAGACAAAATATCATTGCCGCGACCACCCACCAAGCGGTTATCTTCTGCATTGCCTATCAGCGTGTCATTGCCATCTCCGCCCAGGGCCTGCTCAATGGTGGTGCCTAGCGCCACTGTCATGACCTGCCCGTTCAGCCGGCTCTGCACCCCTGCATTCAGATCAATCAGGTTATTGCCCGACATAGCTGCCGCATTGAAGGTGTCGCTGCCACCATCGCTGTCGACCAATGTCTGACGGCTCGGGTTGCCGGATGCCGTTGCCGCATACTCATTAGTATAGACATACACATCATCGTTACTAGGCTGCTTACCATACACATCCAGCGTCCAGCTCGTCAGCGTGCCTGCTTGCCCCGTGCGCGCATCGATGACCTGCAAAGTCCACGTGCCACCACTGTCCTCGCCCAAGATATGCGTGCTGCCAAAGCTAAAATTCAGCGTTCCTGCACCTACGTTGCCTGTATCCGCCACGCCACTGCCTGGTGCCTTGCCAGGACGATTCACCAAAATGCTCTCTGTACCCGTCGGCGAGATCAGCTTGACCACCAAATCGCCCCAATTGGCGTGATTAAGCTGGAGGGACACCTGCGCGTATTCCACACTCAGCCCGGCGGCTAACACCAGGCTGCTGCTCAGGCTGCCTGCCCCATCGGGAATGGCCTGGTTAATCACTTGATTCGCTGTGACGCGTTGCTGGTTATCAAAAATACTGGTTTCTCCCCAGGTCTCTGCCAGGCGCACCGCCGCTCTAGCATCCACCTTGCCAAAGCCATAGTCATGGCTGGCATGCATGCCGCCGCCGTTCCAATTTTTGGCGCCATTGCTGCGCCAATCCGTGCCATTGGGATCATCAAACTGCGTTGCCGTCATGGCCAGAATGGTCTGGATATCCCGGTAACCCAGATTCGGGTTGGCTTCCAGCATCAGCGCAATCACGCCGCTGACAATGGGTGCGGCAAAGCTGGTGCCTTGACTGGTGCTGTACTGCCCACCAAAGGTCGAGCCATTGTCAGCAACCAACTCGCGGCTGGTTGAGTCAATATTGCTGCCTGGGGCAGAGACCAAAATGGAGGCGCCCGGGTTGCTAAACGGTGTGCTGCCCAACTGCAAAGTACCCAAATCCCCTGGCGCATTGATGCTGCCCACAGTAATCACCGCCCGGTTAGCCGTCAGCGCATTCGTATTGGTGTTGGCGCCGGTGGCCCGGTCGTTGCCGCCAGCCATCACAATGGCTGTGCCCAGGCCGGCGCGTCCGTTGGCCACCGCATCCAGTAAACCCGCCTCCAACACGCCCACTGGTGTGACATTGATGCCAAAGTTGGCCGTTGCCCCCCAGCTGTTGTTGACCACGTCATAGTTTTTAAACTTGGCTAGTGCGGCAGTGATCTCTGCACTGAGTTGGCTGACTTCCAACCCAGTGCCTTGAATGAAATTTCCAGCCAAGCTGGCGTTGTAGGCCACACCCACACCGCCTTCACCATTTTTGGCGGACACCATCACCCCAGCCACCATCGTGGCATGGCTGCTAAAAGTTTGCGGCGTGTTGTTGTTGCCCTGGGCATCCAGCGTATTCAGCCAAGCATTGTCAACGTTTTGCTGCAAATCGGCATGGCGGTAGTCAAACACTTCCGGTCCCGTGCTGAATGCGCCTCCAGGCTCGAATTGACCGATTCGCACGCCTTTGCCGCTATAGCCTTGGCCTGCGGCTTGCTCGGCTTGCGTGCCCCAAGCGGCCAACACATTGGTATCAGCTAGATACCACTGCTCCACGGACAAAGGGTCACTGGGAATATCCGATGTTTGCAGATAAACAGCAGCCTTCATGGCCTCGCTTGCCTCGCCACTGCTCACCGTGGTGAAGTTGCCCTGGGCATCTTTCACCTTGTATTTAAAACTCATCACACCGGTGTAGGTGGCATCCGGTGTAAACAGCACATCACCCTGCGCCGTCAGGCTTGCGGTGCCGCCCTTGGCTTCTAGCACGGCAGTGATGCTGAGCTGAGACACATCACTGTCCCAATCGCGGTCGTTGGCCAATAACTGGGTTTTGCTAAGCAGGTGGGCTGCGCTGCGGCTTAAGGCTTGCCCGGTGCTGTTGACACGCAGAATGTCTTTAACAGGTAGCGGGCTGCCCAAGCTCAAGTCTACGCGTGAGACATCACTGAAGCTGAGTTTTTCGATATGGCTCAAGGTATCTGCGCCGTCTTGCCCGCTTCGGGTATCGACCACCCTGAAGGTGTTGGCGCCGTTGGCGTCCGAGATTCGGGTAATTCGGTAGTCGGCATAGCTGCCGCTGTATTGGGCTACGTCAATGCCATCACCGCCGTCCAGACTGTCATCGCCGCGCCCACCTACCAGCACGTCGTTGCCTGCACCGCCACTTAAGCTGTCGTCTTCCAGGCCACCATCAAGCACATCGTCGCCCTGCCCGCCCAGCAGTTGGTCTTGGCCTCTGTGGCCGCGGATTAAATCATTGCCGGCGCCGCCATCAATGGTGTCGTCGCCGTCTTCGCCACTCAGCACATCGTTGGCAGCGCCGCCCAGAATCAAGTCATCGCCCGCACCACCGCGCACAAAGACGGTGCTTCTGCCCCCGCCAATGATGACGTCATCGCCTGTGCCGCCAATAAACACTTCAGCCTCGGACTGGGTCATATTGAGGGTGACGCCTGCGCTGCCTGCTTGTCCGCCTACGACCTGCACCACATCGTTGCCTGCGCCTGCATGGATATTGTGTTGCGCATCAGCCGCATCAATCAAGAGCACATCGTCGCCCTCACCGGCATTGAAGGTGTCACTGCCTGCGCCGCCTGCCAACCAGTTGGCCCCAGCATCACCCGTGAGCACATCATCGCCAGCACCTGCATAGATGTTGGCCACATTCAAGCTGCTGGCACTTAAGGTTTCATTGACGCTGGCCAGGGTATTGGCGCTGACGTAGCTTTTAAGGTCAGCACCGCCCGCATGGCCTTGGGTGCTCAGGGTTGCGCCGGCCACGCCATTTGTGGTGGTTTGCGTATAGCTTGAGCCGT
This genomic interval from Anabaena cylindrica PCC 7122 contains the following:
- a CDS encoding calcium-binding protein, whose amino-acid sequence is MATNLTNLTQAQQQVVTNIINQGRARGYSDTIIQTVVNLANQESTLDPKAANNLGYAGLFQFSSGMNYGLRPDPFPLAINQFVARYPNDPISVSAMNLTAADRLNPDIVVPIMLNRVAVMREDFDNRYIPIGTKDIADLAKSGIDVKNDFQAYVFKRHNSKVNQTIDIFTQENNLPATNAAAAAQVAANKTPRAVSTVTLTAASLAQQTGVRQLVTGANLVTLPNGATYLLTAPQDSVVGNGTQFLVTQGSMATYTDMSTGLRVECSRDAFRWYSPSKQQNSTTGTNGAFSNKGAICSIDANGLLDIQPMAPGYLSTFKMNGDGLFIDPKKPTQPSSKPFDYRGKPIALLDGDSFQYAGTNDAAWSDEIYFERSAASQSDDPTTSTVTLNIDTTGTLSDEQVQDITSAVNTTGQVAGAGDDWSLLLAENTANLDDSYYGGVVSDAGADGHRLGNGSLSGTSGQTANVAFASDALLATLAEIAIGGVTAPGYLASELAFAGASLVDAGANTPLVPADPLVLDLNGDGIQLQSYASSKSHFDIDNDGAGVNSMPSKEHTGWVAANTTTGQSVNTDGIVVHDLNGDGQINGIRETLSEFYNGNAGLGQSAGQKTYADGFAALKSLDANNDQQFNNLDAAWSQLRVWVDDDGNGLSFKDSNGNGLKDAGEASELKTFAELGITSINLDPTSQSGLVNGGNEVLSSGSFVQTVNGSAHTRAAQAVRFIANPNGSSYTQTTTNGVAGATLSTQGHAGGADLKSYVSANTLASVNETLSASSLNVANIYAGAGDDVLTGDAGANWLAGGAGSDTFNAGEGDDVLLIDAADAQHNIHAGAGNDVVQVVGGQAGSAGVTLNMTQSEAEVFIGGTGDDVIIGGGRSTVFVRGGAGDDLILGGAANDVLSGEDGDDTIDGGAGNDLIRGHRGQDQLLGGQGDDVLDGGLEDDSLSGGAGNDVLVGGRGDDSLDGGDGIDVAQYSGSYADYRITRISDANGANTFRVVDTRSGQDGADTLSHIEKLSFSDVSRVDLSLGSPLPVKDILRVNSTGQALSRSAAHLLSKTQLLANDRDWDSDVSQLSITAVLEAKGGTASLTAQGDVLFTPDATYTGVMSFKYKVKDAQGNFTTVSSGEASEAMKAAVYLQTSDIPSDPLSVEQWYLADTNVLAAWGTQAEQAAGQGYSGKGVRIGQFEPGGAFSTGPEVFDYRHADLQQNVDNAWLNTLDAQGNNNTPQTFSSHATMVAGVMVSAKNGEGGVGVAYNASLAGNFIQGTGLEVSQLSAEITAALAKFKNYDVVNNSWGATANFGINVTPVGVLEAGLLDAVANGRAGLGTAIVMAGGNDRATGANTNTNALTANRAVITVGSINAPGDLGTLQLGSTPFSNPGASILVSAPGSNIDSTSRELVADNGSTFGGQYSTSQGTSFAAPIVSGVIALMLEANPNLGYRDIQTILAMTATQFDDPNGTDWRSNGAKNWNGGGMHASHDYGFGKVDARAAVRLAETWGETSIFDNQQRVTANQVINQAIPDGAGSLSSSLVLAAGLSVEYAQVSLQLNHANWGDLVVKLISPTGTESILVNRPGKAPGSGVADTGNVGAGTLNFSFGSTHILGEDSGGTWTLQVIDARTGQAGTLTSWTLDVYGKQPSNDDVYVYTNEYAATASGNPSRQTLVDSDGGSDTFNAAAMSGNNLIDLNAGVQSRLNGQVMTVALGTTIEQALGGDGNDTLIGNAEDNRLVGGRGNDILSGGAGRDLLDGGYGNDSLTGGAGQDMFMVEKAQGSVDTVIDFDAASEKIALAGFGKMSFANLQLVQEGLDTRVMLGDGQSIVLRNVAPASLGASSFVFVERQNISGFSIGSNASDPEVAGTGLQPRLYLGEGGDDRIFGGQGVDEIHGGDGQDVLVGEPTNVTNYNGGILLGAGDVLYGDAGDDMLLGGVKNDVLRGGAGNDYVQGDAGDDTIYVEGGEDRYQGLFGYYGNAGTDRFVIEQDSYAGSGILRNFIGDFDVNQAGEKIDLSGLANVRSFADLRFMSVFVDGVEFTRVYVGGTGSNQNITLGNVSQSALRAEHFIFATTAIEGTAGADALTGNAGSNTLNGMASADAMTGRTGDDFYTVDNVGDSVNELPGGGFDTVRSSVSYTLTANVENLTLSATAAIDGTGNDQVNRLVGNSADNVLDGKGGMDVLVGGAGNDSYVVDNQADRVIEQASEGIDTVRSAVSYTLGNNIENLTLTGTDAINATGNALANMLNGNAANNLIDGAAGADTMAGAAGDDTYFVDNTGDVVIESLNDGIDTVITSVNYTLGANVENLTLAYGVTSGGGNALDNMLNGNSAANTLSGGGGNDTLEGGAGADTLMGGAGDDVYSVDSTGDAVFELAGEGNDTIVASISMDIAALANVENVILTGTANLNATGNGADNQLMGNAGSNTLTGGAGADTLIGGAGADMLIGGSGDDIYEIDSTGDVIVETAGAGSDTVIAALTIDLNTLSGGYLEHVTLTGFANLNATGNAADNRLTGNTGNNVLVGGTGNDRLDGGWGADTLIGGAGNDNYEVDNALDVVQEAAGEGTDSVLSSVSYTLGTNLENLTLTGAAAINGTGNASANTLAGNAANNVLSGGLGKDTYVFGLDSGNDVIEDVDTTSGNVDRVVMGAGIVPGDVTVTRNLTHLFLNIGVTGQTLAVLWVPEQGKAVEQVAFANGTVWDLATLKAMANFAPQLATSLVDKTASEDQPFSFKVPTGTFSDLDVGDSLSLTATLANGNPLPAWLTFTQATRTFSGTPGNSNIGSLDIKVTASDGRGAKASDVFQVTVVNTNDAPVVANPLVARLATDGQRLSFAVPVNTFADSDVGDSLTYTATLGNGSALPTWLAFDGVSRTFSGTPGYGAVGGYVLRVTAKDTADAAVSSNFSLTVQTQAASILGTGAADAALSGTTGVDIIDGLTGNDLISGGTGSDMYLFRRGSGHDTITDADATSGNTDRIRFSADIVPSDITVTRTVYDLELQLNGTSDRVTLANWFNGEAFKIEQVEFANGTVWGVSELTLLSTKIAATDYQDKIIGTSGADTISALGGRDLVNGLEGNDTIDGGAGDDHLYGGLGNDTFLFGRGSGRDTILNDTPGYSSAETAGLVDTLKFAPDVAPSDVEVSRDEYNLILTIKGTQDQVTLASWFSSYYPAQLQRVEFANGTVWNTAALTAFVSAPTQGNDYLSGTTGNDTLIGLGGDDNLSGGNGNDSLDGGAGNDVLNGGNGNDTYFFGNGYGQDVISDFDWSVNSDRIVMQSGVTPSGVQVSRSETDLYLSLNGGADKLTVSNFFSSDYDKVERIEFSDSTVWDVNAIKARLPGVTSGNDILQAATTGSSLAGLGGNDILSGDVGADTLDGGAGSDVLKGGRGNDTYLFGRGYGQDVVSENGSWGDASDTLLLGAGIATTDIKLGRDGLDLLLSINGTGDSVRMQNWFDSNGYYRIDRIQFADATVWTASTILSKLATPTTGDDVIVGTNAANTLPGLGGNDRLFGDAGNDTLDGGTGNDVLFGGDGTDTYV